The DNA window ATTATGCTCTGCCCATTGTTTTTCGCACACAAAAAAAATGGCGTGTTTAGCACCATTATTTAACGCTTCAATAAGCGCTTCGTTAGAAAAAAGGCGCAAATCGCGCCTAAACCAAAATAGTGTTTTCATTACAAACCGTAACGTAACTTAAGTTCATTAGGATAAGGGTTAAAGTAAATTTGCTTGCTTAAATACTCATTTGGATGAACCTTTAAATGGTGTTTAAGCAAAGTCAGTGGTACATAAAGCGGCACTAAACCCTGGCGATATTCTTCAATCGCTTCACGCATTTCTTCTTTTTCGATTTTTGATAAATCTTTTTTGAAGTATCCTTGTAAATGCATTAGCGTATTTGAATTATTTTTTCTTGAAGCAGGTCGTTTAAGCGCTGTCATTAAACCCAGAATGTACTCATCGGCGAGTGCATTTACGTCATCACCTACAAACGTACCAAGTAAGTGACCTAAATCACGGTAAGCCTGATAGTTATGAGCCATTAACAAGTATTTGTATTGAGCATGAAACTGAGTAAGGCGATGAACTGTAACAGGCTCTTTAACGAGTTGCTGCCAGTTATGCAACGTATAAACACGCATTACAAAGTTCTCGCGTAAATGAACATCATTTAAGCGGCCATTTTCTTCACAAGGTAATAAAGGATTATGCTTCATAATCTGTTCAGCAAAAAAACCAATTCCCTCAGACGTGTTACCCGTTCCTGCCTCATTGTATATTTTGACGCGTTCCATGCCACAGCTTGGACTCTTTGCACAAAAAACGAACCCGCTAAGATGTCCTGCTTGTTCTGTGGCTATTTTTTTACCATATTCTGTCAGTTGAGGGCCAACATCACCGGTTCCATCTGGTCGACACACTTTAATAGTATCAGCAGTTCTTACTTGACGAATTGTCGGGCGAGGTATGGGTAAACCTACAGCAACCTCAGGACAATACATTTTATATTCAACATGCTTGGCCAGCTCTTCCATACAAAAATTGGATTTTTTATGACCACTGTCAAATCTAACCTTTTCGCCTGCTAAGCAGGCACTAATGCCTATTTTTATTGTATCTGTTTGCATATATTCTCTTAATAGATCAAGCCACCAATTGGATTAAGTAACTTGCTAAGTCCTTTATTGAAATGTAGCGCACTGCTAACAACAGTAAA is part of the Pseudoalteromonas sp. DL-6 genome and encodes:
- a CDS encoding DUF523 and DUF1722 domain-containing protein, which encodes MQTDTIKIGISACLAGEKVRFDSGHKKSNFCMEELAKHVEYKMYCPEVAVGLPIPRPTIRQVRTADTIKVCRPDGTGDVGPQLTEYGKKIATEQAGHLSGFVFCAKSPSCGMERVKIYNEAGTGNTSEGIGFFAEQIMKHNPLLPCEENGRLNDVHLRENFVMRVYTLHNWQQLVKEPVTVHRLTQFHAQYKYLLMAHNYQAYRDLGHLLGTFVGDDVNALADEYILGLMTALKRPASRKNNSNTLMHLQGYFKKDLSKIEKEEMREAIEEYRQGLVPLYVPLTLLKHHLKVHPNEYLSKQIYFNPYPNELKLRYGL